The genomic DNA AGCCTAGTTTCAAACCGAGCAGGGCTGGGAACGACTGCATTAATTATGGGATAAGCAAACCGACGAGACCCACAGACAGAAAGAATGCATTGAGATTAGGAAAACTCTCAAGCTTGGTGTCACTATCTTTATACCACGATAGGGTCTTTACCCCACTGAAGAACTTACTGTAAAACACGAACTGAAAAAGGACGAGTAAATAGATGGAGAACTCGAACATTTCTATGACTCTCACATTTACAAGTGTCGAAGCCAAGCTGGGAAGAACGGCTTTGAAGATCTTAAAATGATGAGAGTTTTCTCATTCTCTTAAAACGATATGCGTTCTTTGCTTAATTAAcattaaatgaaaaaaggttAAGCTATTGTTAGTCAACTAACCTTTTTTTGCAAGGGATGAAAAAGATAATTCTGGTAACAGACATAACagttcaattaaaaaaaaccttcgtgaaaaagcaaaagcagacagcGTACGTATACGGTCAAAAGTCAAAGTAGCCGTAGTTACTATAGCTTTCGTTCTAAGCAGTTATTTGAGGGTGAATGTAAAATTAATTGCTAGCGCAAGTGTATCTGAAACATTATGATTCTCTACGCCTGGTGTTTGGAGTCTGAAATCAATTAACATATCCGACAGCTTTTCAATGTACATATATTGAAAGGAGGTTTCACGTAGTTTTCTAGACATTTTACTCGTCCGCGAAGGTAACGTATTCTAAAGCAGCATTCCGTGAACGTACCTTTGAAAGATCGGAAGGCTATCAAAATCAGTGAAAGATTCCggcaattctacttttttacaaaaaggttAACTCTGCTAGTTAAAAAATCAGTGAAAGAATTCCGGTAATtctacttttttacaaaaaggtcAACTCTGCTAGttaaaaccaagaaaaacttagtttctgcattcattttctgaagaacaaaatgcaaaattgttaccttttttgtctaTGCTTGTCGTTTAGGataaaagttaagaaaaggttccttttgtttgaaaaagaagtCAGGTATTTTCAGCTTTCGAGTGAATGGTATTTTGACCTCAATATTGGCGAACCTCTTTCGAGCTCAGTAAATCATCGTTTGGTAAGGTGAGAAATGGATGAAGAGCGGACAATATTGACGTCAAAATATCATTCACTCGAAAGATGAAAATACCTGActctttttcaaaaaaggcaccttttcttaacttttaacCTAAACCTGCTAAACGACAAGCatagacaaaaaaaggtaacaagttTGCATTTTGTTCTTCGGAAAATGAATGCAGAAGTTTAGTTTTTCTGCTGGTTTTAACTAGCAGAGTTgaactttttgttaaaaagtacaaTTGCCGGAATCTTTCACTGATTCATCAATGGTCCCCTATTAGGTTCTAGCTACACGATAATGCGGTGGAAACTCGATATCGAGAACACCGTTACGAGAGGGTCCCATTAAACCCTTCCAAAATTGAATCACGTAAAAATTGGGTCTATTCATGCGTCACGTTTAAATAaaccaataaataaataaaataggtTCACATGCACGATAAGATttgcagaaaaataaaactaaatcaGAAGCTTACATCGCGCCTCACGGAAAAGTAGAATTTCCCCTTCACGCTTCACGTTGAAAGACTATTGGGGAAAAATAAATTACCCATTCACGCTTCATATGCTGTAAGGGACCTACCATAATTTCTGGTATAATTCTGAATGTATGAGTTAAGCCAATAGCAAAAAAGTTACCGAAGGCACATCCTTTCAAAGCCGACTAAAAAATGGATCTAACGAAAAAGTTTGGTCTTCGTGTGGACAGCGGTAAAATCGTGAAATTGTATGCGGTAACAAACTTAAACGGACTCAAACTTGTTCCCAGAGTCCACGTTACGGATAAGGATTACGCGGaatctgggaacgagattggaaAGGACTGGTGTGGATTTCCAATAACCTCTCTGTTTCTGCGTGGCGGAAGGAAATGAGGGAACCCTGAGAACGACGCAGATAGTGTTAAACCGACTGGGGTACCGCGTCGGAACGCCGACAGCGAAGTAAAGATCTCTGATCTTAGCTTCGTATTGTAAGCATGTCAGATACAAGATAATCAAACAAAGGCCCAGAACAGGACACCGATCCTGTTGCGGGTGGTTTATTCAGCGGGAGTTTTAACAAATCAAAGAATGGACTATACCATCACATTGGTGGTTGTGTTGAATTGAATGCCACCAGAATatagtttgtttatttcatttcatttaggaAATCACTGCTTTTTTTCTTGTATGGGGAAGTCAAACCAACCATGAACACCGCTCATTCACAGTACAGGTATCTTTAACATATCTCAAAGTACTTTCTTTATGTTTAGTTTCtagatttttcatattttccacTTTTTACTGCTTTCGAGCCCCTTAAAGCCGTATCCcatgtttttttaaagtcaatTTATGACAATGGAAAATAACACATTGCTCGATGGAAATTCTCCATTTGTTGGTTTTAAATAATCGTTGATTACGGTATTTGAATCGTGGactgaaagttaaaatcttCTGAGATAAACGATTCTGTGAGATTGACTCTCAAGAGAAGAAAGTTCTCAAAACTAACCCTTAAACGTTCGAATATCTCTgtcatgtatttgttttttttctctcgtaaCAATGAAGGGGGTGATGTTAGCGAGCGGATCTTTCTCAGATCGCGGCACGTGGTATGAAACGCGTGGTCACCAGTTTTGTCAGCAACTGTTACCAATTGTTGTTGCCGGCGGTAGCATTACACTGCTCGTCTGTTACTTTCAATAATGAAGGAATGCTTTTTCTCATTGAGTCTACTGACAATGGTAAGTATCGATTATTGCATTCACAAACCCCTTATTTTAAAGGCACCTGATTATGTGACAATTCTCGTAACGGAATAAACTTGGCTATTCCTGGTTCTGATGGGCAgactaagaattttttttgatgcgtcattgactattttcgaatcccccataatacactctgtttgccccccaaattttgcataagttattgtcttcaaatgctcttgggaaaatgcagtactcccaggagcatttcaaaacaatggtttatgcagaatttggggggcaaacagagtgtattatggggaattcgaaaatagtcaattcTTCTACCATAAACTTCACATCACCCTTTTGTTCTGCTTTCTCAATTGATACCGACAGGCGTTTATGGCCTCGGAGACCTTATGCTTGTTTGCATTTGTAGTTCATCCTTCCCCTGTTTCATGCACACAGTACAGGGGGTGCTTACCATCTTGCCAAACCAAACAGTCCCGGCAAAAAGTAGTGGAATTATCATGAGAAATTGGTCAAAACGACCACCACAAGACATGTATTTACATTCGGCGGAGCTAAACGTAGTGGCAGTGACagagaatgtaaatactttcctaCTGGTATGAACGCACGTTGGCCGCTATGGCGTTAATTGAGGCTATTGTTGTGAGGTATAtaaggttttgacagttgtaatgtattcatctcagctctcgaactatcaacttttatttttatatcttactttattcatctgttaattgattttttacctttaacccccagaggttGTGCGATCGCATCGGTTGTGGaatacgttcccaattttttccctttgggtttttgggttttcgtatcaggcggCGCACCTGAATAGTTTAGCCTGAGTGACTTTATTTAGGAATGTTTGTATACCATTCTTAAGTTatgatgttgaactttgtatgTTATTTGGACGGCATTAAACACTCAGGCTCCACAGTTCGAGCTGCACACCCATTCCCGTTTCTTGGTCGTGAATATAAATAGGAATTGGACCACTTTGGCCAGAAATTTTCACGCGGACCGAAGCGTTTCTTTTATTTCTCCACGGAAATTTTGGCATGATGCCCAAATGATAATGGGAAGCTGCCATGATTTTAATCATTGTCTTTACTTCTTGTATTCAAGAGTCGTACATCTTTTCATGCCACCAAGAGGCTTGCCACGAAAAATGCTTGAGTTTGATAAATTTCAGACCCGGTGCTAGTAGCCGATGTCTTGAAGCCTGCATTGCGATCTCCCATACAAAGGGTCAACCCTTTGATTTTAGAAACTGTTAAGTTTTCGCGGGAGTTTTGGCACGTGCTATTAGTATTATCCACTCAGAGCAGAGCTATGATCATACATCACATGCTGAGCGGAGTGGTGAGCGCGCGAaaaaatctttgatcttttatctgaAAGCAGTGGCAATGGCAAAGTAAATACAGCTACGCAACATGTCATTGACAAGCTTCTTATGATCTAAGCACGGGTCTCACTATCTAATGAAAATAACTGGAGTAATCCAGCTGGTACTGGAAGTACTGTTTGCAAtcgttctttttttaaaatttcttccgAGTCGCCTGTCTCACTGACTGAATAAACATTTTTCTCATAATATCTGACGAGTTTCTTCCAGGAAGTTAAGGGGTTAGGCCCTTGTAAAATCTCGGGATAAGAGTTTGATGGAGAAGAATTCCTCCCCTACCTCCGACGGAACTTGCTCATAAAAGAACCTCATGCAGTTTACCTAATTTACTTTCACCTCTGCGTAACTTTACTCGCCATTTTGTTCCCTTTTCAgaagcagcttttctttttactacTTTGCCTTGGACTCGTGTCAGTTATGTTTCTTTATCAAAATCCTGATTGGGGCCTGGGATCCATCAAGCTTCTTAACCATCAAAGACATTATTTGGTTAGAGTCCAAGTAGGTGAGTTCATTGTTTCATCTATACACGTCTAGATACTTTGAACTCCCGGAGGTCATTTTAACATTTAACACTCTTGTATGGGCCATTCCTCCCTTTTATTGGACAGTAAGTCTTTTACATTGGAGGTAGGATTAGTCAACCTATGAAGGCAAGGTAACCCTTGTACAAGGGTCATTTTCCACCATGACAATGGTCACGACTTTTAGTGAGCGCCTTTAAATGCTCCTTTTATCTGTAGTCATCATGTCCTTTCTCACGCAAACGGCAAACTTCCTGATCATGGGCAGCCTCTGCTATGTATTGCTTTGGCAGTTGGCCGTTAGGTTTGCATCGCAAAGAGTAATATATGAGGTACATGTTACGTTGACGTCGGATACATCAACAATCGGATGGTCATCCGCCCCTGCGAGTATTTGCCTTTGGTTCATGTAGTAAACCTTTGCATCGTAAATCTCAGTTTATCGGCCCTTTCGCCAAAACTTTTGAGAAAATCGTCAGTAAACATAAAACATCTCTTAAGCTTATGTTCTTGGCTTAACCTCACTTCATCTCACTTAATCTTTacttcactgtttttttttaccatttgaCTTTTTAGATAAAGCCAGAAACCCTGAGCAACTTACAATAAATGGAGTCCACGACATGACAGAAGCAGAGATAAAccaacaaagaactttggatTTAAAGCAAAGACTTCTTCTTCTATCAGACGAAGAGAGTCATTCCTCTCTCCAAGAAGAAATAATCTCAAAGCAGGATCAGCAGCGCAAAGATTCTTCTCAGTGTCAGTATGAAGGATTACATATTGCAACAAAGACAGCTGTAAATATGAGTTGTGTGCCCTATAAGAGAACTGACAAGGATTGCCATGAAGCCTTTAGTTACTTTGGGATGTTCAACGTTACGAATTCAGATACACATGACTGCGTAGTGCTTCCTAGCCGGCCAATCTGTACATTTCTCACGGAGTCGAGGTTTGGCCCTACAGAGAGAGTTTCTGTGACATGTTGGAGAGACGTGTGCGACAAGTCATCACCAGTCTTTCTCGGCTGTGCGGATCCCAGGTTTGGAATCGTACACAACGAGAACGATTGGCGCAAATTTCACAGCGTGGGAGAATTGGAGCAAGAGTTACCTGAGATTGTATCTCGAACTTCAATAAatggttttaacttttgtttaCTGAAGTGCAAGGAGAGGAGTAAAAGTGTCAAACAAGCTCTAATATTCCCGCCAATTTTAAAACGTGCGACGACGAAAACAGATCATGCAAAGAGAAAGATAAACATTAATATTGTACTTGAGGATTCAGTTTCTCGGTCACACTTTTACAGATCCATGCCTCGCTCGGTCCAGTCTCTTCGTGATATTGCAAAAGATTCTAGTTTCCAGGCCAGTGTGCTGGATTTTGAGCTCGTTCAAAGCTTTGCTTCCTACACTCTTGTGAACACCCAGTTTTTGATGGCAGGCAAATCACTAGAGTATAAATCAGAAAGAACAAACAATATAAACATACTCGCGGAGAAGTTTAAACGTTTTGGATACCAAATTTTAATGCAGGAAGACTTGTGTTGGTATGATGGGTGGGGAAGTTTTCTCTCCCCTTCTTACAAGAAAAACATCGAACCTTTCACAGAGGGATTCAagcaagtttttgaaaactacAAACAGGAAACCAATCCTTATTTAGACAATGTGGGTCTCAGTTATCTTTCTTGTGAGATCCTAAAGGATCTTGGGGTTACGAATCCTTTCGGGCGTAAAAAAGGCGACAACACTCTTTGCTGGGATGGCAGATCACTGAGTGAATATCTTCTTTTTTACGTTCGAAGATTTCTGTCATTAATAGATCAAAATCCTGCGGCTGCTCCAGGATTAACTTATACTCATCTTAACACAGGACACGAACCCTCTGGAAAGCGCATTCGAAACGACGATCGATTTTTGTCAAGATTTCTGGAAGAAATGGCGAG from Porites lutea chromosome 6, jaPorLute2.1, whole genome shotgun sequence includes the following:
- the LOC140941232 gene encoding uncharacterized protein, with the protein product MFLYQNPDWGLGSIKLLNHQRHYLVRVQVDKARNPEQLTINGVHDMTEAEINQQRTLDLKQRLLLLSDEESHSSLQEEIISKQDQQRKDSSQCQYEGLHIATKTAVNMSCVPYKRTDKDCHEAFSYFGMFNVTNSDTHDCVVLPSRPICTFLTESRFGPTERVSVTCWRDVCDKSSPVFLGCADPRFGIVHNENDWRKFHSVGELEQELPEIVSRTSINGFNFCLLKCKERSKSVKQALIFPPILKRATTKTDHAKRKININIVLEDSVSRSHFYRSMPRSVQSLRDIAKDSSFQASVLDFELVQSFASYTLVNTQFLMAGKSLEYKSERTNNINILAEKFKRFGYQILMQEDLCWYDGWGSFLSPSYKKNIEPFTEGFKQVFENYKQETNPYLDNVGLSYLSCEILKDLGVTNPFGRKKGDNTLCWDGRSLSEYLLFYVRRFLSLIDQNPAAAPGLTYTHLNTGHEPSGKRIRNDDRFLSRFLEEMARSENTLTIILSDHGGKTTDYAIQTLQGSLEVYSPMLFMIIPHKVAQRMGKDRLNALIENQKRLVTVSDLYYTITSVAELTESGAAVSQASGLLRPVSVTRTCADIQGLHSEVMCRCEGWTKFLSTNSVDVLWLAEFAVGHINNLVQKQYLAGKSESKHLSGYGNCARFVGKAIERPRQEIAGKYYITTMILVVEPAYGIKSKERFEVQLRHSSIREHRITFIKYTRLSFYSKYENCADRGVDVKLCACATPRRGSHQLSVKKLIRSRHFVDYGLKSSTRSLDSKCLLVTIRSLKKYVVSKRQTRLMSIEVANVCRDISMKVKLGGIHRKTKFSQTLPLSLVVNPRTIHYVLSVLHEWKYGLFRPAFMHVPINHTAGGDLSRKKRDILEFT